One window from the genome of Bdellovibrio sp. NC01 encodes:
- the fliG gene encoding flagellar motor switch protein FliG, with amino-acid sequence MKLHKAENIEYENLKGFDKAAILINYLGRDAVKVLLRRMDDADIRKLINQMSKLRVVPVHVTKRVLEEYYEMISETEDYIFSEDISAKDTIVDALGEERARGILGGLNITSGGSRSLESLEMVDAKSLATFLVNEHPQTVAVILAHLEPEKKGEVLKRLPEALQAEVVLRMANLEHVDPELIAEIDRVLKNQLSNTATVEQASLGGVQPVAEMLNVMDKNTETAIMSRLEEKDPLLAEEIRKLMFVFDDIVKIDDRGIQTLLKEVPNDKLLLALKTSSEEIRTKVFKNISARAAEMLREDLSNMGPSRLSDVESAQQEIVNAARRLEAEGKILIARGGSEDAMV; translated from the coding sequence ATGAAACTTCATAAGGCCGAGAATATCGAGTATGAAAATCTAAAAGGTTTTGATAAGGCCGCAATCCTTATCAATTACTTGGGCCGTGATGCGGTGAAGGTTTTGCTTCGTCGTATGGACGATGCCGACATCCGCAAGCTTATCAATCAAATGAGTAAATTGCGTGTTGTTCCAGTTCACGTCACAAAACGTGTGTTGGAAGAATACTATGAAATGATCTCTGAAACTGAAGACTATATCTTCTCTGAAGACATCTCTGCGAAAGATACAATCGTAGATGCTTTGGGTGAAGAACGTGCCCGCGGTATCCTGGGTGGTTTGAATATCACATCGGGTGGTTCGCGTTCTTTGGAATCACTAGAGATGGTCGATGCGAAATCTTTGGCAACGTTCCTAGTGAACGAACATCCGCAAACTGTTGCGGTGATCCTTGCGCATCTTGAGCCAGAGAAAAAAGGTGAGGTTCTAAAACGTCTTCCAGAAGCACTTCAAGCGGAAGTGGTTTTGCGTATGGCAAACTTGGAGCACGTGGACCCAGAGTTGATCGCAGAGATCGACCGCGTATTGAAAAATCAATTATCTAATACAGCAACAGTCGAACAAGCCAGCCTTGGTGGTGTTCAACCAGTTGCCGAAATGCTCAACGTTATGGACAAGAATACAGAAACAGCGATCATGTCACGCTTGGAAGAGAAAGATCCTCTTCTTGCGGAAGAGATTCGCAAACTTATGTTCGTATTCGACGATATCGTCAAAATCGACGATCGCGGTATCCAAACGCTTCTCAAAGAAGTTCCGAACGACAAGCTATTGCTTGCGCTCAAAACTTCAAGCGAAGAAATTCGTACAAAAGTTTTCAAAAATATCTCAGCTCGTGCGGCAGAGATGTTACGCGAAGACTTGTCGAACATGGGACCTTCTCGTCTGTCAGACGTAGAATCTGCACAACAAGAGATCGTAAATGCGGCTCGTCGTTTGGAAGCAGAAGGAAAGATCCTAATTGCAAGAGGCGGTTCGGAAGATGCCATGGTCTAA
- the fliF gene encoding flagellar basal-body MS-ring/collar protein FliF translates to MNKIFGGLVVQFREFFKNLGPTKRLSVIAVTVIALVALCTMLFMASGKDYVPLFTNIPTEQVSSIVAKLNEKNIPFQLRDGGKTVAIPKELLHSTQMTLMAEIGSPKMGNIGLELFDKQDFGVNSYAQKINYQRALQGELMRAINTLTAVKQSKVILALPNKKTFLEEGGQPSASVVVELHQGKELSPDQVRGIRYLVANAVEGMDPDKVAVLDERGKVLTRTSDGSTGGSNELLDLKAKVERDLEGRIEDILSKVVGHAKVVAKVDATLNHRVISSVEELVDPDKTAIKSQQSEEESLDGARTNPSGVPGSRSNIPGAEDNSGQVGFKQDVKKELKTVNYEVPKTVRNIRETAGNLERVSVAVVVDGIATTTTKPDGTTETKWAPRSAEEVKKYEDLVKSAIGFNAARGDSVKIETIQFQPEDFSEAEKILTTLERKKLIHALFKWALLGFSLALFFFIVVRPFMQWITDSFQDSVEEMLPRTIEELEELQSVDNSLPGMSTALPVLQESIDPEKAESELLKDRIMASMSRDEEKAANAFGMWLVRKDG, encoded by the coding sequence TTGAACAAAATTTTCGGTGGATTGGTTGTCCAGTTTCGTGAGTTCTTTAAAAATCTGGGTCCAACCAAGAGGCTTTCAGTCATCGCGGTTACAGTTATCGCGCTTGTGGCGTTGTGTACGATGCTTTTCATGGCATCAGGTAAAGACTATGTTCCATTGTTTACGAACATCCCTACGGAACAAGTTTCTTCTATCGTTGCGAAGTTGAACGAAAAAAATATTCCTTTCCAACTTCGTGATGGCGGTAAAACAGTCGCAATCCCTAAAGAGCTTTTGCACTCAACGCAAATGACGTTGATGGCAGAGATCGGTTCTCCAAAAATGGGTAACATCGGTCTTGAGCTTTTCGACAAACAAGATTTCGGCGTGAACTCTTACGCTCAGAAAATCAATTACCAACGTGCTCTTCAAGGTGAGTTGATGAGAGCCATCAACACTTTGACAGCGGTAAAACAATCTAAAGTTATCTTAGCTCTTCCAAACAAAAAAACGTTCCTTGAAGAAGGCGGTCAACCATCGGCGTCTGTCGTTGTTGAACTTCACCAAGGTAAAGAACTTTCCCCTGATCAAGTTCGTGGTATCCGTTACCTAGTGGCAAATGCCGTTGAAGGTATGGACCCAGATAAAGTCGCGGTTCTTGATGAACGCGGTAAAGTTTTGACTCGTACTTCTGATGGTTCAACGGGTGGTTCCAACGAATTGCTAGATTTGAAAGCAAAAGTAGAGCGCGATCTTGAAGGTCGTATTGAAGACATTCTTTCTAAAGTCGTTGGTCATGCGAAAGTGGTAGCGAAAGTCGATGCGACTTTGAATCACCGTGTGATCTCTTCCGTAGAAGAACTTGTTGATCCAGATAAAACAGCAATCAAATCGCAACAATCTGAAGAAGAATCTTTGGATGGCGCAAGAACAAATCCTTCAGGTGTTCCGGGTTCTCGTTCAAATATCCCGGGTGCTGAAGATAACAGCGGCCAAGTTGGTTTCAAACAAGACGTTAAAAAAGAATTGAAGACAGTGAATTACGAAGTGCCTAAAACAGTTCGTAATATCAGAGAAACTGCCGGCAATCTTGAGCGTGTCAGTGTTGCGGTTGTCGTTGATGGAATCGCGACAACAACAACGAAACCTGATGGCACAACTGAAACTAAATGGGCACCTCGTTCTGCTGAAGAAGTTAAGAAATACGAAGACCTTGTTAAAAGTGCTATCGGTTTCAATGCCGCTCGCGGTGACAGTGTAAAAATCGAAACGATCCAGTTCCAACCAGAAGACTTCTCTGAAGCAGAGAAAATCTTGACGACGCTTGAGCGTAAAAAGTTGATCCATGCATTGTTCAAATGGGCTTTGCTAGGTTTCTCTTTGGCGTTGTTCTTCTTCATCGTGGTTCGTCCATTCATGCAATGGATTACAGACAGCTTCCAAGACTCTGTTGAGGAAATGTTGCCACGTACGATCGAGGAATTGGAAGAATTGCAGTCCGTTGATAACTCTCTTCCTGGTATGTCGACCGCTCTTCCTGTTCTGCAGGAATCTATCGACCCAGAGAAGGCTGAAAGTGAATTGCTGAAAGACCGTATCATGGCATCAATGAGCCGTGATGAAGAAAAAGCAGCGAACGCGTTTGGCATGTGGCTTGTTAGGAAGGATGGCTAA